The Chaetodon auriga isolate fChaAug3 chromosome 4, fChaAug3.hap1, whole genome shotgun sequence region TGTAATGTACtgtattcttttatttatatacAAATTGAGTGAACAGGGGTGTTATTTTTCAGTGCTGCCAGAGGCCTTGCAGCtatcacagaggagaggaaaaggagttTAAAACGTCTCAGACTAGAAGGATAGACCATCTAACATAGTGTTTTTAGCCCCTCTGCTTGCCGTTAGCTTCATTAGTGGAACACGGCTAACGTTAACCTCAGTAAAGCTAACGTTCACCTGGCTGGTCAACCTAGCTTAGTCCAATGGCTACAAATCACACTGCTGGTTCACATCTGATTCCTTTCCCTGCCATAAAACTTTGATTTGTCCAAACACCAAAAGACCACAGTGGATTAAACTTCATTTTATGTACGTCCAGAGGAAAGTTCATATCTGTCGCatctatggaaaaaaaaaccctgatttAAGCCAACCTTGTGAATGCAGCCTATGAACTAAGCTAGATAACGTTAGCATTAGCGAGCAAGCTAGCCTACTTCTTCAGCATGTCTTGCAGTGGGCCTGGCAGGTATTTCATCACTGTGTCCATGAtgctttcctcttcctcctcgtcaccGCAGCCGGCCGGCACGGCCTTTTTGGGTCGGGTCAAGCTGCCGGCGGCGGGCTCCTCCGCAGCGGCTGCTGCCTCGGCCTCAGCCTCCTCGCGCTTTTTCAAGCCATACTGGTGGTCAAACCCCCcagaaatggaaatatttgGAAGTTAGAAGAGTGAAgcacacaaagaaatgcaggTTAAAGGACCAGGGTGAAAGATTTAGTGGCATacagcagtgaggttgcagactgtAACCAGTTGAATGGACCTTTAAGAAAAACACCCTAATTACAGGATTTTATATTGCAGGCACACAAATGTTAAGATTGgtgttttctttaaagctgTCAGACTTTTATCATTTTACAACATATTAGTTAACCAAAATTGATGTTATTTGATACTGTTACAATAACCTCAATATATTCTATATATATTCTACTGAACTATGTTTCACCCATCCCATGGCGCCTTTCCCTGGTCTTGTGTTGTGAGCAGCTGCTAACCCTTCATCTTCATTTCTCGTTATCTTGCTCTTGTCTGCGTCTTTCAGCAAAGCAATATTTTGAAATGCTTCAAAAACGGAGAAGATTTCTTGCGTGCTGCTTTTCAATGTTCACACTATGACAGCGCACGTCAGGATTCTgcagggtgtgtttgtttgacaaaagcacacaacaaaaaaaaaaatcacaccatCTTTGAAATCTGTCGCTTGCAAAGATGCGTTGAGGAGAGGTGGATTTTTGGACTTATCAAGCCTCTTTACCACAGGCAGAATTTGAGAGATAagactttttaaaaagaaagcatCATTAGTGTCAGCTTGCATCAGGGATTGTTATCATGTTCATGAGGTGTCACTTCTGGTTAACAATGCCACTGACATGAAATTTCCCTACTGAAGGAAATAGCTTTACACTTAACACTAtttgtctgtcatctgtcacaCTGTTGAACGTGTGCACATTTACAGACATCAGCTATAATATGGACATTTCTCGCAGTATCTGGCACTACGGGATAAAGCTGTGGAGGAAGTTGACAGGAACCTTTCAGTAACAAGCGCTCTGAGAGTTGTTCCTCGCTCTTTGTTCTCCTCTGGGAGAACTTGCGAAGAATAGAAGAGGTGAggaacggggggggggggggcactttTCATCCCACTGATTCACAGTACTCCCTTCAGACTTGCCCCACCCACAGACTGCCTGTCtttcacactgtctctgcagtgaagtgatTCCACTGCAGCCTTTACCaccacagcagccctgcagcctCACGTCTGTGGAGAAAGGCCCTTAGAGCTcacactgactgcagctgtgcccaaagcagacagcaaaacacacattatactAACGCTGATCGAGATCGCAAAATTCATAACTGGATATTGTGTTTAAGACAGAAATATAATGAacataaacatgcaaaaaaaaaataaaaaattgaaaCCTGTACAACAGCTCCGTAATGCATAAATATCATCGTACATAGAACATCCTGTCGTTACCTAAACAGTTATGTTTCCAATGTATTGTGATTAATCGCGGCTCCgcattttgttttacttctcCCAGTTCTGTCCAAATCCTTCCTGATGCTCCAATGATGTGTTTTGTGATCTCAGAAGGagttaaaaataatacaaaagcaaacaaaaatagtGTGATAATTCAAACACAGGCCTGCTATAAAAAGAGTTTTGCTGTCATGCAGAAAAGATGTGAAGCCTTTAGAAGCTACTTAAACATCAAAAGACAAGGCGGCAAGCGAAACCATCCAAACCTCACAGGAATGAGACACCGTGTTCTATAGATTTTTACTCTTGCTTGTCTGTTTAATTCTCTTCTTTTtagttttcacagtttctgcTACAACCCGTCACTAGAAAATGACTCTTGAACGTATTCCCTGTTATTGATATTCTTTGTATTGCTGGCAGATTGACTCGGCTCCTTGTGTTGGGTTAATGAATTACACTTGGTGGGTTATCAGGCAGCATGTTGTCTGTCATACCTTATCCCTGATGCCTTGCCTCATGCTTTCCCTCTCAGCCTCCATCTTGGCATATTtggccttcctctcctcctcctgctgcctcagCGCCTCCTGTcgctcctcctctttcttcgcTGCATCGGgatcctcctccttctcctcccctcccagcATCTTGCCCACATCAGGAGGACCtcctgagagagaggaaaaaatgaaaaacgaGACACAATGACAGCTTGAGCAGGGGCCTGGAATCGATATGTCAAACTACTGAATTGGTCTGTAagacgcagagagagaaacaagcaAAGAGAGACTGAAGTCGGACACAAGACAAGCAGGTGAATGGACTCTGGGGACACTGCAGCTTGAGCATCTTGTTCCTGAAATCACTTCATCTCATTTCTAGTCCAAATACATTTTATCTAACATAGGGCTCAGTGAAATTCTCACTTCTGTATGTTATTAAAACCCCTGTTGCTTTATTTGGATGCTTTGGTTGATGCAGTGACTCTTAATTTGGCTTTCATTGCATTCCCGTGTTGTTTGCCGCTGCACTAGTCAAATAATTGCTGAcctctgtcactgtgacagtgacagtacaGTGATAGTACTCCTGCTCTACTCTCACATCTCCTGGCACGTAGTAACTGTAAAACTGGAATATGATTACATCTGCatacattttatgtatttattactCTCAAAAGtgcttattttgatttgataATTTGAATATATTTATACCTATTTTTACAACGTTGTCCGGTAAAGTTCTTCTTCTTTACACCTATACTGACcttgtattttttgtttgacTAATTGTGAATTTTACCCTCAGACTTAGTGTTACCTATATATATGTTAGGTgttttgtgagtgtgtctgtgtctggatAGGGTGGTTCCTCTGCAATCATGGCTCACCTACATCTGATCCTCatgccaatcagccaccacagctgcagccaatccttAATCACCAGCCACAGGATAAAACCCAGATCTCCTCACCAGTCTTTGCTGGACTGTTGTACTCACTAGCCTGATAACATGTCTTGGCCACATAGCTCTCCTCCTAGTTTTTGTCTTGCCTGTTTCTGAGGACTAAGTGTTCTCCTTGTGTCTCAGGATTGTCTCCTGTTGTATCTACCTGCCAAGtctgcccagctccagtccaccacctgAAATTTTGCTGACTCACCTCACCTGCCTGCCCGCTCCTTCCTGGATCTGCACAGATTGTCTCCAGTGATCAATATTCCTTTCtgtgacaataaatcctttTATTATTCAAACCATCTAAATCTGTGTCTGCATCTGGAGTCCAGCCATTTCCTCGGTCCTTTAACAatatacttctttttttttttcctccctgtcaaCTAATCAATTCAGCACAATCTACTGTCAGTGGTGACAaagcatttcactgcacattctACTTGTGCAATTGAATATGTGACAAGTATAATTAGAATCGGATGTTATCTGTTTTTAAATATCTGACTTAACATTTGCTGACGCCTCCATCCTGTTGACAGGCTGACTGGAGACTCTCCATACTAACATGCCCAGTGTCCCTTCTGCTACCTGCACAGCACTACAGTGGTTTAGAAAAGAAGTAGCCAAGTGTTGCTCTTCTCATTCATGTATGCAAAGCAAAGTTTCCAGTGTCATAACCAAGACTGTCATTGCCCCAAGCAGCGCAACCCCACCGCTctagaaaacaacaaacatacaTAAGGGTCTAAATGCTCTTTCAAATACCTCTCTACAACGCCAGGAATAGAATTTTGATGGACaatcaaaacatttatttccatttcttttgttcttaaaACCTCCAAATTTCCAGAAACAAACAAGACCACATGACCTTGGTGTCCTCAAAGGTAACGACATCCCTGAGGTATCTGAATTCGCTAACTGGAGGTGGGGAATCACTGTTGGTCAACAACACTGCGAGGTGGCCCTTTAACAGTAGAAATAGTTTAATTGTCCCGACAGCCATGATATCAGACGGAGGGACAATAGAccaggctgtgtttgtgcatctaACTGTTGGTGTATAATTTTAAATGATCAGATCAAGCAACATGTAccgagaaacacacacacactgtaaggCAGATTTACTAGTAGAGACTTGCTGTATAAGTGATAGGATAGCAAGTTTTGACTATTATACAACAAGGCACGAGCTCTGGAATATGTCTTACGCAAGCCTTCTTACTGTCCCTGTAGGAGTTACACATCCCATGAAATAATGCCTCGTGAtgctgaagcagaaaaatactgcaaacaaGAATAAGAGAAACAAGGGAAACCTGTCGCCAAGCatcaacagaaaagaaaaagatgagaagCAAAGCCAGTGGTCTGGAGGATTTGGGGCAAAGGCAGGGGCAGATAAGTagtgaagaggaggggaaaagatAAGAGGAAAGAAGGACAAGGGAGATAGGGAGTCAGTGCTCTGCTGAATActgtgacaaaacaagacatatTTAGAAAAGCAAGGAGAgcatgaggagagggagagaatctGTCAGAAACTATTGAGTCCAATTAGCTGAGCTGTTCCAGTTAGTGGGATTACCCAGCAGTTTCTGTgggactggagagagagagagggagggaggcagagagtgtgacagctgaaaagatggagggagggaaaaatgGAGGGAGTGATGAGAAGAAAGTGACAAATtgaagggagaagaaaagaagggagGTTAGGTGCAAAGGAAAGGataaaaaggagagggagaatgggaggaagacgaagaggaggaggaggaggagggaaaggttGAGAGGCAGACAAAGGGCATCTGAGGAGAGAATGCAAGCAACcgagaaagaaagacagggttcagtctgcagctgcCCCCAGTATCGTTAGTATTTTGAGTCATCAGCATAAAATAACACGAACTGCAGCAAAACGCGGGGAGataaaagacaggaaagacagaggagagggaaggatgaAGTGGGAAGGGATGAGTGCAAGAGCaatggaggagaaaatgaaataaaaacattaggAAAACTGCAGTCTATAAAAAGAGAATGAGGTGTGTACAACTGAGTTCTGGAGCTCTTTTCTGTTATATATACCGGTGACGATGCAGCACTGTGCGaaacattattttcaaatcaaacaatGAACCATCTTTATCCAGTTAAAGGAGCAGCGTTGACACTTTAAGCTGCATTATTTTGCCTACTTTTATATGCTATTATTTATAGATTTTAAGTATTCAGAACACACTAATTTTTCACAAGTTTCTACTGAATCACCAttgacactgactgactggagcGCCACTCGCAGCTGACTGAAAGTACTGCATGTGGTACTTCTTGTGTAAAAGATATTTACTGGAAGACCACAAAATCATGATGTGATCACATAGTTTCAGATAAGCCACTATGCCCTGTGCACGGTTGGCTTAGTGTTACAGTTCACTGGATGTAACAGTTGCATCAAAAACCATCAATAGACATGAATGCTCAAATCAAATTGCTTCTTGCAGTCAATAATAtcaatgcattttttaatgtattgtcaatgtttttattattaaaaggaggggaaaaaagatcTTTTGGGAAATAACAGAAATACTCCTTTTTGTCTCAGCCGGCTGCAGGGGCGTGTTGGTGTTTGATTGACGGCTGCTGGCAGGCTGATGATGACAGACAAGTAAACAAACTTGCGCCATCATGGGCAGACAGTGTTTTGTTAGTGGTACTGGAGAGTTAGGACCACATCAGCATCCAAACGTACCAAAATGACATTTGCTGGTACATATTTACATCCTGTTTAATGCACATTTACCTTTCCACAGACAACAACCCACATTAGCAAGAATATACTGCTAACGGCAGTTTACACAAAAGATATATAGGGGGCACCGTcataagacaaaaataaaaaatgtactgctgcagctgctgagtggACCACAATCTGTGAACACTTCATCCAtcttaaaatactgtatattcataGTTTGTAGCCTATTATGCAGTCAAAGAAATGGGACAGTATGATAACCAAAATGGCCGAAGAGACAAAGAAGATGGCCACCAACTGAGGCTTGAAACTGATCTGCAATCTTTGCTGTTTCCGACACCATGCAGGCCGCATTGTTTGATGGATTCTCCAGGAACACACCACAGTAGTGAGGGCTCAGTACCCAAGATGTGAAGTGAatagaaattaaataaaacaatagaTCAATCACATTAATGAGCCACTCTGATGCcagtgaaagagacagaattGAAAGAAAGTCAGAGAGACATCCAAAGCAAACTGTGGTATCGCTGTATCAGCATTTGATGAACAGCACAGAGACGCTGACATAGCAATATCTGCCTGACCACGATATGCTATCTTTGCTCTcttacaggtgtgtgtgtgtgtgtgtgtgtatgtgtgagagagaaactgaggaAGAGTGGGATGAATAGAGCTAAAGTGCATGTACAGTGAGTGGCCCTATATGCACGCGCGGATATAAATAATTGCTTAGTTCCATTTTAGGCTCTCATACATTACTTCTTGTGAGGCTGAGCAACTACCTTTCATGAGCGTTTGAATGCAGCTATAGATTACAGTACGTGTTCAAATGTATGCGCGTGTGGCTGCACATCATCTATGCAAAATATCCGCTCTGACTCAGCAGTAATGGTAACATTTACATGCGAACAGAATTAAAGATCCCAGTTCAAGTCTTACTCTGGACTGTTTATTTGCCACTTTAATCACCTCTCGCCCCACATCCATGCATACTGTATAGAGTCCATTTTATCTTAATTGCGTTGCTAGGAAACAGCTTGCATCCAAGTTTCCTGTCAGCCGCTGATATACGTAAACAGGACCAGGAATTCAAATTGGACCAATTAAGCATCAGCGTTTGCAGCTGAGAAATGGTGCACTGTTCACTGACACACCCTCTTTTTGATCCATGGTTTAGTCACTAAAACAATGAGCTTGCACATGCTGTGAAAGTCCAAATAAAACTTAATGTTTATCATTCCTCAGAGCCAGAGCAAGAGCTTATCTGAAATACTGCAAACAGGGTTCACAATCAGCTTATGATCATCTGGGTACCTGAATGTCTTCAACAGAGTCCATGTAAACACTGTTACTGAGTCCTGTATGTGGAGCACTGACTCATAACCGGCTAAGCCTCATTGTCAAAAGATTCCCTTAGCATGCACAGCCCAAAAAAAGCCCTAAAGCACCACTTTTCACTACAATGtgacaaaccaaaacaaacttGGTCTGGTTTCACAAAATCTTATTAGCACATTCAGATTGTCTTtgttcaaatgttaaaaaaaaagaaaaaagaaaaaggatccTGGGAGACAAAGCCGAGTTATATTGAGCTATGTATGATCCTGGCTCCTGCTTTGTGAGCCATTTTAGAGATACAGCAATGTCCTTTCAAACCAGAATAATTCTATTAAGCTCTCAGGCATCACATAAGCTGTGTCGGGCTATGTTTTTGATTAAAGTGTCTCTACTCTTTATCCCTGCATACGGTATAAGTTTGTAGTGGGAATGACACTCAATACATAAGCCGATAAAAGCCTGTAATTGAAAGCTGACAGGTTGGTCTTTCACCTCCtttcatcatttttgtgttACTGACATTATAATAGATGAGTCATCAGTTTACACATATATTTGTGCGGAATTTGACACATAGACAAAATAAAACGCCAGTGCTGTTTAGGAGTCTGGGTCTTGAACACTGGTTTTCCCACACATGAACGTAATGTGATAATACCACTGAATaaacaaactgtcaaacataCAGATCATCTCCAAAATAAAACTAGCTGATCCCTCGGTTTAGGACATTCAGTCCTCCCACCAAAGGCTTTTTCCTGTGGCAGCAACCTCCTTCCAAACTTTGCCAGCAGGGGTACAGTAGTTCTACGATTCTTCTCCCGATACTTGGACATTGCTTCACTGCTTAGATAAAAGGTGTCATCTCGCTAATCCTTCCCTCCTGAAAGTTCCTTTCTAAAATCTTTGTTAAATCCAAAGTCTtgagggaaagaaggaaagaagactAACCTCAGCTAACTCTCCCAGTGCTTGAACTTTTGACAACATCAGATAAACA contains the following coding sequences:
- the cplx2a gene encoding complexin 2, like produces the protein MNFVMKAALGGGPPDVGKMLGGEEKEEDPDAAKKEEERQEALRQQEEERKAKYAKMEAERESMRQGIRDKYGLKKREEAEAEAAAAAEEPAAGSLTRPKKAVPAGCGDEEEEESIMDTVMKYLPGPLQDMLKK